DNA from Musa acuminata AAA Group cultivar baxijiao chromosome BXJ1-5, Cavendish_Baxijiao_AAA, whole genome shotgun sequence:
TCATCTCTTTAAGGTAATAGCTTAAACAGTAGCTATCTTTCCATATGGTTGTAGTACCAAGTGTTTTTGTTGAATATTTACAAACTATGAAGAATTTCATTTACGTACACCATGATGGTTGTTAATATATTAACAAACTTTCTTTTGTTAATATCATGTTGCTTTGTAAGAAGATATTTgatctttaaaaataatagcaaCATCACTACTACAggaatgtttgcttggatttttatctTCAAAGACAGTGGTCTATGTCACACACCAGGTGGAGTTTTTACCTTCAGCTGACCTTATCCTGGTGAGTAATGCTGTCTTTTCATCTTTATCTCACATATGTATTCCAGACAGAATTATTCTCTTGTACAGGTCATAAGAGATGGAAGGATTGTACAAGCAGGAAAGTACAATGAGATAATTAACTCAGGAACAGAGTTCATGGAACTGGTTGATTCTCATATGGAAGCTTTGGCTGCACATAACATGATAAAACATACTTCCAACACTTCAAGTGACTCTATTCAAGGTGGTCCTTCTGCCTCAAAATCTAGTGTACCTGTTCCTCAACAAGCAGAATTGAAGGATACAGAGAATGGTCCATCAGATGAAGTTAGGCCGAGGGGTCAacttgttcaagaagaagagagggagacaGGCAAAGTGGGGTTTCTGATTTATTGGAGGTATATTACAATGGCATATAAAGGGGCACTTGTTTTGTTAATATTATTTTCCCAAATTCTTTTTCAAATCCTTCAGATATGTAGCAATTATTGGATGGCTTTGGAGTCTCCTCTGTCAGATGACTTGGAACCTCCTGTAAGTGGCTCAATgcttatatctgtatatatagtaTTGGCTGTTGGGAGCTCTGCTTGTATCGTAATAAGAACTCTGCTTCTTGTAATTGCTGGATACAAGACTGCAATAATGCTATTTAATAAGATGCACGCATGCATTTTTCGTGCACCCATGTCATTCTTTGATTCCACCCCCACTGGgcgtattttgaatagagtaagtATTAGTTTTCTTTTAATCATTGAGAATATTCTTTTGATGCTTCCGTCTCTAAAATATGTTTAATGGGGCAGGTGTCAACTGATCAAGGTGGAGTAGATACATACATTCCAATCCAAATTGGATCATTTGCATTCTCAATTATAAATCTTCTGGGGATTATTTTAGTCATGTCACAGGTCGCATGGCCAGTTTTGATCATCTTTATTCCTGTGATTGCTACTTGTATTTGGTATCAGGTATCTATTTTACAAGTTTTTAATGCTACTTCGAATACAGATGTGAGTAATGTTAGAAAAACTTATATCGTCAGCACTAGATTCTGTATTCATTGACTTCTAAAAATGAAAATTATGAAGCAAATTATTTCTTTAAATCCTGCATAATGATGAATTTAGATATTATTTTTCTGATTTTCTTAGGAAAGAAAATGCTCTTCTATTAACACAGTGAATTATGGGAGTAAGACATTCTTTAAAACTTGGAAGTACTACAGCCCGAGTCATCTGAAGTTGCAGCAAGTGATCATGTCAACCATGGTCCAGACATACTTCTCCAATATTGAGATTGGGCAACTTATAAAATCTAACTGTCTTTATGAAAAAGTTACAATCCCATTTTTGTaaacattattttttttctcaccAATTTTAGATAAATCCTAGCTAAATCAGCTAAATGCATATTATATTTTCCACAATTTTGTTATTTTCTATCATTTTTACATGTTTCTAATATAATGCTTAAATTACTCAAAAAGCTCTTGGATCAACAAAGTGAATActgtcaatttttttcttttgaaactacGTTCCTAATTTAAGCTATTAGTTTGATCTGCCATTCCAGTTTCTGAAGTATCAGCAGGCAAGACAACAAGGAGACATTAAATGCAGAATAAGGAGGGGTAATTATTTTAAAAACATGTCATTATATAATGGCAGAATTTGGATTCTGCTTTCTCCTTTGATCACATTGCCTTATGCCATAATTCTGTAGTGTTTTGTAATATATAACGGTCTTTTTTTAAGGTGAGACTGATAAATTGAACAGCATAATTGACTGTTTCATCGTTAGTATGTGTACACCTTCTATGAATTTGTCATCTTGCACGAGTATAATTATGCCATTACCTTACATTCATACTTTTCCTATTTCCATGATCTATAAATTCTAAAATTCTCTTATAATCCTGGTCCCTCAGCAATTCTACATATCTACTGCACGAGAACTATCGAGGTTGATTGGGGTTTGCAGAGCTCCTGTAATCCAACATTTTGCAGAATCAATGTCGGGTTCAATTTCAGTTAGAAGCTTTGGTCAGGAAAAAGAGTTCGTGAACACTAACTATAATCTGATAAATGATCTCTCTCGACTTCAGTTTCATAGTACAGGTGCTATGCAATGGCTTTGTTTTCGTCTCGATATGTTGTCATCCCTTACATTTGCCTTCTCTCTGATATTTCTGATCAGCATGCCAGAAGGTGTAATCGATCCTGGTACTTGCTTTATATAGTTCCATTATTTGTGTTTCCTGGAATTTCCTGGAAATATGGAAGTCATGTTAGCCATTGTTTTTCTGTTTCTTTGTCTTCTTCCCTAGGTATTGCTGGCCTTGCAGTGACATATGGGCTTCGTctgaatatgatacaaacatgggTCATCCGGAATCTGTGCCAGCTTGAAAATGGAATTATTTCTGTGGAGAGAATACTACAGTATACAAACATTCCTAGTGAACCACCTCTTGTCATAGATGAAAACAGACCTGATCATATCTGGCCATCAAAGGGGGAAATAGACCTTCTTAGCTTGCAGGTAATTACATCCTTCCTACGATATTCCTTGTTTGTTTTCCAGCTTATATTGCATCTTTTAAGTGTTAGTTTTCATTATCTATCACTTTCCAAGATGATAAGTGTGATTACATCACTAAATAAAGGTTTAAATATATAAAGCCTCTTGGATGTGTGTTACCAAAAGTTCCTGCTTGAGAACAACTCAACTCCCTCAGCATGAAAGTGCTACTTCAAGCTCATCATGGTTTTCACACTGAATGTTTCTCTATTGACATCTTAAAAGTTGCTGCAAATCCCatcatatttttctttctaatacTAATTAACTTGGAACAGGTTCGTTATGGCCTCGACATGCCTTTTATTTTAAGGGGTCTCACTTGCACTCTTCCTGGAGGTAAAAAGATTGGAATTGTTGGAAGAACTGGAAGTGGCAAGTCCACCCTTATACAGACAATATTTCGTATTATTGATCCTACTGTTGGTCATATTTTCATCGATGGCATTGACATTTCAACAATAGGGCTGCATGACCTGAGATCCAGATTAAGCATTATCCCGCAAGATCCAATTATGTTTGAGGGAACTGTGCGTAGCAACCTAGACCCACTTGAAGAATATACAGATGAGCAGATATGGGAGGTGCTTCAGTTTACTTACATATTATTTGACTTGCATTAATTTATCATATCCCTTTAGTGTTGTTTCCTAGTTTATTTGAAATCATAATGTGTCTTTTCTATTTCAATGTTTTTCTCTTTTAGGCACTGGATTGCTGTCAACTTGGAGAAGAGATTAGAAATAAGGAATTGAAGCTCGACTCTGAAGGTATCAGATTTTAAATTGTGGTGATATTTATAATCTTAATATAAAATTTCCTCCCAATTAGTTTTAACTTAAGAAAATGCCGATAAAATGAAAGGTTCTTTGCCACTGTGTTTTTCTATGATCAATTGATTTATTATTTATACTGACCAATTTGAGTTGCAGTAACTGAAAACGGTGAGAATTGGAGTGTAGGCCAGCGCCAGCTTGTCTGTTTAGGCAGGGTAATCTTGAGAAAAAGCAAGATACTGGTTCTGGATGAAGCAACTGCCTCAGTAGATACTACTACTGATATCATAATTCAGAAAACCCTGAGACAGCAGTTCTCGGAATCAACAGTTATAACGATAGCTCATCGGATAACTTCTGTAATTGACAGTGATATTGTCATATTACTTGATAATGGTTAGTGCCTACAAAATGATGAAAGGCTTTTCTCTTATTTTGCTCACTCATCAGTTACCCTTTCTGATCTGAACTTTGTGTTGAGCAGGAGTGATTGTTGAAATTGACAGTCCGACAAAATTGTTAGAAAACAAGTCATCCTTGTTTGCGAAGCTCGTCTCTGAATACACTAcaaggtctaatttagatttctaTTAGTTTTTTTTCATCAAGATGGGTGACTTATTGATCCTGAATTCCATGAAGGTTGATATTGCTTTGTGCATACATACCGTATCTGAAACTGGTGATTTATGTATTTGCTTTTCCAGAGTATCAGGTCATATTCATACTATCTTAAAGGAATTTAATTGCGCTAGTGCCCTTGTCATCATAGTATGTCCATTGGTGTTATGCTAACTCTAGTTAAACATGGATTGCGCGCAACCCAGTTTGTGCAGTCTTTTTACCACTTTGTTGATGTAACCATCCTATACCTGAACTAAAGTTATTTTTTGTATCAATTTACATTATCACATCTGATACTGTTAGAGTGCCTGCTAAGTGTAATGGCTTTGGTGCAAAGAAATTCATTTCTCATGTTTGGGAGGAatgtaaatataattaataaatatcagAAGGAATGTATTTGAAAACCTTTGTTGTATATGGTAGTGACCGTGTATGGTTTTATACAATTGTAGCAAATTCAGTGAATAGTAATTTCTCTTGGTGCTGATAACTTGCAGATTCTATGATGCATCTTGACAATGAAACCAGCTTTCTTGTGGAGGAAAATTGAGGTGCTTCTCTTTCTCCACTTGGTTTTTGAATCAGAGCTGAAAAAAACATATGTAGGATATGTACAATCCAGTCATCTTATGATAATGTTATTATTCAATAAGCTAATGACTTGTACATTCAAATGAACAAAATGAATAACCAGAAAATGGTATGCAAATGGTTTAATTTTCCAGTGCAATGTGCATAGGTCAGTCGCACATATTATTTACTGTGCAACCAACACATGCTCATCTGAACTATAATGAATCAATGCTTGCATATTATTGTTAAAACATGACTTACAGTCTATCTTAACCATCCTTAGACTTCTGTTTGATATCACTAAAGAAATCCTTCAATGTATGCAACTCAGTTATTGCCACATGTTACTCTGCTACAAGGTACTGAATATACCTAACAGGTCCAAGTGCTTATTGGTTTACACCTCTGATTGTTCTTCTGCAGGTAAAGAAAATGCTTCTGTGAGTTTTATATAAGCAGTAGTCAAAGCAGGTATAATCTTATGCAGTAGTCAATCTTCTCTATAGGGTTGTTTTGTCACACATATCTTGACATGGTTATGCATTTCTTGGCTGCCTTCTCAGGTTCCAAATTTCAAGTCTCAGATTAAAACAACTCTGTGATGCTGTTTGTGATGTTTCCTATATTGAACTATGCTTCAGTATACTTCTTGGAACAAGAACAATGCTCCAATTAAGTTGTAGGATGTAATGCGTGTGTATAGATATGTATGTGtaatgtgtatgtgtatatacgcTTCTTGGAACAAGAATAATGCTTCAGTATACTACATATCATCTTATgtaatgtgtgtgtgtatatgtgtgtgtgtttgtgtgagaATGTGTTTGTTGTTATGCATGAAAGGAAAGTTTTGTTGACCTGATGTGTCCAAACTTTCTTCCTTTTAAGTATCTTATAATTCAGGTAAAACACTAGTTGATGCATATTGAATTGGACAGTTCAAATTCCACTTGACAAATTTCTAAGACatgaataataacaacaacaacaataataaaaacaACAAGATGATACTTATTTTTAGATTTTCACACGTATCATTGCAAAGTTTGGAAATACCATCTTAGTATGACAAATGTAATTCTTCAAATATTGTTTTTAATATCTGTcctatgacatatatatatatatatatatgtatatatatatatatgtatatatatatatatatgtatatgtatatatatatatatatatatatatatatatatatatatgtatatatatatatatatatatatatatatatatatatatatgtatatatatatatatgtatatatatatatatatatgtatatatatatacatatatatatatatatatatatatatatatatatatgtaaatatgtatatatatgtatatatatatatatatatatatatatgtatatatatatatgtatatatatatatatacatatatgtatatatatatatacatatatatatatatatgtatatatatatatatatatatatatatatacatatatatatatatatatatatatatatatatatatacatacatatatatatacatatatatatatatacatatatttatatttatatttatatatatatacctatatatatatatatgtatatatatatatatatatatatatatatatatatatatatttatttatttatttatttatttatatacatatatatatatatatatacatatatatatatacatatatatatatatatatgtatgtatatatataggtatatatatatatatatatatatacatatatatgtatatatatatatatatatacatatatatatatacatatatatatacatatacatatatatatacatatacatatttatatatatatacatatacatatatatatatatatatatatatatatatatatatatatatatgtatatatatatatatatacatatatatatatatatgtatatatatatatgtatatgtatatatatatgtatatatatatatgtatatatatatatatatatatatatatatatatatatatgtatatatatatgtatatatatgtatataaatatacatatatatatatatatatatatatatatatgtatatatatatatataaatatatatatgtatgtatatatatatatatatatatatatatatatatatatatatatatatatgtatatatatatatatatatatatatatgtatgtatatatatatatatatatatatatatatatatatatatgtatatatatatatatatatatatatatatatatatatatatatgtatatatatatatatatatgtatatatatatatatatgtatatatatatatgtgtatatatatatatatatgtatatatatatatatgtatatatatatatatatatgtatatatatatatatatatgtattaatgtatatgtatatatatatatatatatatatatatatatatatatatatatatatgtatacgtatatgtatatatgtatatgtatatatctataaatatatatataaacatatacatatatatatatatatatatatatatatatatatatatatatatatatatatatatatatatatatatatatatatatatatatatgtatatatatatatatatgtatatatatatatatatatatatatatatatatatatatatatatatgtatatatgtatatatatatatatatatatatatatatatatatatatatatatatatatatgtatatgtatatatatacatatacatatatatatatacataaatatatatatgaatatatatatacatatatatatatatatatatatgtatatataaatatatatatacatatatatatatatttatttatttatttatatatacatatatatatatatatatatgtatatataaatgtatatatacatatatatatgtatatatatatatatatatatatatatatttagttatttatttatatatacatatatatatatatatgtatatatacatgtatatatatatatacataaatatatatatacatgtatatatacataaatatatatatacatgtatatatatacataaatatatatatacatgtatatatacatatatatatatatacatgtatatatacatatatatatatatacatatatatatatatatacatatatatatatatttgtatatatgaatatatatgtatatatacatgtatatatatatatatatatatatgtatatatatatatatatatatatatgtatatatatatatgtatatacatatatatgtatatacatatatatatatatttatatatatatatatatatatatatatatatatatatatatttatatatacatatatatatatatatatatatatatatatatacatatatatatatatatatatatatatatatacatatatatatatatatgtatatgtatatatatatgtatatatatatatatacatatatgtatatatat
Protein-coding regions in this window:
- the LOC135674266 gene encoding ABC transporter C family member 3-like isoform X5, translating into MVRIRLGASLVSVIYQKGLTLSSRSRQCRTSGEIINYMTIDAPRVSSFSYHMLHLSSVPVHVILALLILYPQMGLASLIGIAATFIVMLINVPIAKLEQSYTEKIMESKDRRMKATTEILRNMKILKLQAWEMKFLSKIMELRKNEISWLWKIAYVSAAAFFLFSCSSIFVAVVAFGACMLMRIPLGTGKVLTALATFRTLQNPIFAIPDTISMLVQTKVSLDRISSFLCLEDLQPNAVEKLPRGSSEVAIEVSNGNFVWDPSSKTPTLKDLNFQVLKGTRVAVCGTVGSGKSSLLSCILGEVSKISGTVKLCGTTAYVSQSPWIQSGSIRDNIIFGKEMDIDKYDRVLEACSLKKDLEIMPNGDLTVIGERGINLSGGQKQRVQIARAIYHDADIYMFDDPFSAVDAHTGSHLFKECLLGFLSSKTVVYVTHQVEFLPSADLILVIRDGRIVQAGKYNEIINSGTEFMELVDSHMEALAAHNMIKHTSNTSSDSIQGGPSASKSSVPVPQQAELKDTENGPSDEVRPRGQLVQEEERETGKVGFLIYWRYITMAYKGALVLLILFSQILFQILQICSNYWMALESPLSDDLEPPVSGSMLISVYIVLAVGSSACIVIRTLLLVIAGYKTAIMLFNKMHACIFRAPMSFFDSTPTGRILNRVSTDQGGVDTYIPIQIGSFAFSIINLLGIILVMSQVAWPVLIIFIPVIATCIWYQQFYISTARELSRLIGVCRAPVIQHFAESMSGSISVRSFGQEKEFVNTNYNLINDLSRLQFHSTGAMQWLCFRLDMLSSLTFAFSLIFLISMPEGVIDPGIAGLAVTYGLRLNMIQTWVIRNLCQLENGIISVERILQYTNIPSEPPLVIDENRPDHIWPSKGEIDLLSLQVRYGLDMPFILRGLTCTLPGGKKIGIVGRTGSGKSTLIQTIFRIIDPTVGHIFIDGIDISTIGLHDLRSRLSIIPQDPIMFEGTVRSNLDPLEEYTDEQIWEALDCCQLGEEIRNKELKLDSEVTENGENWSVGQRQLVCLGRVILRKSKILVLDEATASVDTTTDIIIQKTLRQQFSESTVITIAHRITSVIDSDIVILLDNGVIVEIDSPTKLLENKSSLFAKLVSEYTTRFYDAS